One genomic segment of Panicum virgatum strain AP13 chromosome 2N, P.virgatum_v5, whole genome shotgun sequence includes these proteins:
- the LOC120660331 gene encoding pentatricopeptide repeat-containing protein At4g02750-like produces the protein MPSPPPGLPRRALLPRLRVAAGPASPRLLLLLLQSMALVLTSGLSSSHPALASRLLNSLLPHVPCHRLPALLRLLPRDHLTLLLLSSTKHRHARSLPAARALHALALASGHLPSDLRLANSLLSLYFSLGSPASARCLLADIPRPDTVTWNTLLRACLRMGLLPAARRLFDEMPERDLVSYNSMLTGYAAEGDMVGARELFDEMPERDVVTWNSMLAGYTRLGDVESAKKMFDAMPVRDVVSWNSMLDGYAQAGDIKMARMVFDGMPRRSIVSWNVVLALYAKVKDWRECLRLFDAMMAVGESIPNEKTFVSVLTACGNLGDLERGKWVHGLVRERWEKLVPDVLLFTALLTMYAKCGVMGTAKEIFDLMSEKSIASWNSMIIGYGLHGQSEKALELFMEMEKNGPQPNETTFICILSACAHGGLVLEGWWCFDRMVRFYNFEPKAEHFGCMMDLLGRAGLLRDSEKLINNLQVKVSPALRGTLIAGTRTQDSSKFGEFVGKKLIEMKPTEFSSYVLLSNIYAAEGRWDDVEKVRKVMKEKVVQKDVGMSLVGSSEPHPDAEDGISFQQNSVMLSMLGEMGLRVKQPSEVSDYRREAY, from the coding sequence ATGCCTTCCCCACCACCTGGTCTCCCCCGACGCGCTCTGCTGCCGCGtctccgcgtcgccgccgggccggcctcgccgcgcctcctcctcctcctcctccagtccATGGCGCTCGTCCTCACCTCGGgcctctcctcctcccaccCGGCCCTCGCTTCCCGCCTCCTCAactccctcctcccgcacgtCCCGTGCCACCGCCTCCCcgcgctcctccgcctcctcccgcgcGACCACCTCACGCTCCTGCTCCTCTCCTCCACTAAGCACCGCCACGCGCgctccctccccgccgcccgcgcgctccacgccctcgccctcgcctccggccacctcccctccgacctccgcctcgccaaCTCCCTCCTCTCGCTCTACTTCTCCCTCGGCTCCCCGGCCTCCGCGCGGTGCCTCCTCGCCGACATCCCCCGCCCCGACACCGTCACCTGGAACACCCTCCTCCGCGCCTGCCTCCGCATGGGCCTCctgcccgccgcgcgccgcctgtTCGACGAAATGCCGGAGCGGGACCTCGTCTCGTACAATTCCATGCTGACTGGGTACGCCGCTGAGGGGGACATGGTCGGCGCCCGGGAGCTCTTCGATGAGATGCCAGAGAGGGACGTGGTTACATGGAACTCGATGCTCGCTGGTTATACTCGGCTTGGGGATGTGGAGAGCGCCAAGAAGATGTTCGATGCAATGCCAGTGAGGGATGTTGTGTCGTGGAACTCGATGCTGGATGGGTACGCCCAGGCCGGGGACATCAAGATGGCGAGAATGGTTTTTGATGGCATGCCAAGGAGGAGCATTGTCTCGTggaatgttgttcttgcattataTGCAAAGGTGAAAGACTGGCGCGAGTGCCTGAGGCTGTTTGATGCGATGATGGCTGTGGGGGAAAGCATTCCAAATGAGAAGACATTTGTCAGTGTGCTGACAGCCTGTGGTAATTTGGGTGATTTGGAGAGGGGGAAATGGGTGCATGGCTTGGTCCGCGAGAGGTGGGAGAAACTTGTGCCAGATGTACTACTGTTTACTGCACTGCTGACAATGTATGCCAAGTGCGGGGTGATGGGGACAGCCAAGGAGATATTTGATTTGATGAGTGAAAAGAGTATTGCATCCTGGAACTCAATGATCATCGGGTATGGATTGCATGGGCAGAGCGAGAAAGCCCTGGAGTTGTTCATGGAGATGGAGAAAAATGGGCCTCAACCGAATGAGACGACTTTCATCTGCATTTTGAGCGCGTGTGCTCATGGAGGCCTGGTGCTTGAAGGCTGGTGGTGTTTTGATAGGATGGTCAGGTTCTACAATTTTGAGCCCAAGGCTGAGCACTTTGGCTGTATGATGGACCTCCTTGGTCGTGCTGGACTGCTCAGAGATTCAGAGAAGCTCATCAATAATTTGCAGGTGAAGGTGTCACCTGCATTAAGGGGCACTCTAATAGCAGGCACTCGAACTCAGGACAGCTCCAAATTTGGAGAGTTTGTTGGAAAGAAATTGATTGAAATGAAGCCAACAGAGTTCAGCTCCTACGTGCTTCTGTCAAACATTTATGCTGCGGAAGGCAGATGGGATGATGTTGAAAAAGTGAGGAAGGTGATGAAGGAGAAGGTGGTGCAAAAAGATGTAGGGATGAGCCTTGTAGGATCAAGTGAACCTCATCCTGATGCTGAAGATGGCATTTCGTTTCAACAGAATTCTGTGATGCTCTCGATGTTGGGTGAGATGGGTCTGCGTGTGAAACAACCATCTGAGGTGTCAGACTATCGGAGGGAAGCTTATTAG